In Persephonella hydrogeniphila, the DNA window GATGATAGCAGGTCTTGTGGAACCAGATGAAGGATTTATAGAAGTGAAGGGAGATATCTGGTATGACAGTAAAAGGGGTATAAATCTTCCTCCACAGAAAAGAAAGGTCGGTTTTGTGTTTCAGGATTATGCACTTTTCCCAAATATGACTGTTGAGGAGAATATAAAATTTGGTATGGAAAAGGAAGACAGGGAGCTTTTAGAAAAGCTTTTAGAACTAACAGAGCTTAAAAAGCTAAGAGACAGGAAACCTGCTACCCTTTCAGGGGGACAGAAACAGAGAGTAGCACTTGCAAGAGCTGTGGCGAGGAAGCCGGATTTACTACTTCTTGATGAGCCTTTATCTGCTCTTGATATAGATATGAGAAGAAAGCTTCAGGAAGAGTTAATAAGAATACACAAAGAGTTTTCTCTAACAACATTTATGATAAGCCATGATTTTTCTGAAGTATTTAGACTTTCCAACAGGGTTTTTGTTATACAAAACGGGAAGATTGTTAAAGAAGGAAAACCTGAGAAGGTTTTTATTCAGGAAAGAATAAGTGGTAAAGTAAAGTTTTCTGGAGAGATTCTCCAGATAAAAAAGGAAGATGTTTTTTATATAGTAACTGTTATGGTGGGAAATAACATCATAAAAGTTGTGGCAGATATACAGGAGGTTAAAGATTTAAAAGTAGGAGACAGAGTTATTATTGCATCAAAAGCCTTTAATCCTTTTATACTAAAAACCTAAATCAGTATGGCTGTTATTCTTTCGAGGCTTCCTGTCAAAAGGAGAATACCAACAAATATAAGCAGAAGACCCCCTACTATCTCAATAATAAGAAAATATCTTCTCATAAAATTGAAAAACCTGAAGAACTGATTTATAGCCATTGCCGTTATAATAAAAGGAATTCCAAGACCCATAGAAAATGCAAACAAAAGTATAACTCCCTGCATTACAGTTTCCTGCTGTGATGCATAAAGAAGAATAGCTCCTAAAACAGGTCCTATACAGGGTGTCCATCCAAATGCAAAAGCAACACCGACGATAAACGCTCCAATTATCCCCGGAGGTTTCTTTTTTACCTCAGCTGTTTTTTGCTGGTATAGAATTTTGTAAAGGCCAGAGTAGTAAAAGAGAAGAAGAGCGATACCTATGACAGGAAGAAGTATTAAATCATTTAAAGGGTTTCCTGTGAAAGCAACTCCTATACCGTAAATAACAACCGAGATCCCAAATATTATATAAAGCCATAATTTAGCCCTTTCTGACTGGAAAACTCCTGTAAAATGAACTCCAAGGAGAATAACAAGAACAGCTGCTATCTTGGATATTATATATTTATACTCCTGCAGAAGCTGTCCCACAAATGTAGATGCTGCCCCTAAGGCTGTAAATACAATAGAAAAACCTATAACAAACGCTATTGCAGAGTATACAACACTCCAGTCTATCCTGTTCTCTGTCTGGGATGCTGTCTGGGCTGTAACTCCGGATATATAAGCGATATATCCCGGAATTATAGGAAGTACACAGGGAGACAGAAAAGCAACAACACCTGCAAGAAAAGCAGCTCCTATAGAAACACTCTCAACCATTTATTTCTCCTCTAAAAACTTTTTAATGTATCTATCAAGCTTCTTTATACTGTAAGCTCCATAAATTATTTTACCTATTGTAAGGTCTTTCCTCAGTATGTATGTAATAGGAGTTCCTATAATTCTGTACTTGTTTTTTACTGTGTCATTTCCTATTAAAACCGGAAAATCAAACCCCCACTCTTTTTTTATTTTTTTAATTTTTTCAGGATTTTTTTCATCAATGATTACTCCGAAAAATTTAACATTTTTGTTTTTGTATTTGTGATAAAGCTTATTTATCTGGGGAAGCTCTTCCATACAGGTATGACATGTTTTTGACCAGAAAACAAGATAAACAACGTTTCCTTTCAGTTCTTCAAGCCTGACGGTTTTTCCATTTTCATCTTTTAGCTGGAACATATATGGTTTCAGACCTTTTCCGTAAGAAAGACCAAAAACGAGTAATAACAGTAAAATTATCC includes these proteins:
- a CDS encoding peroxiredoxin family protein is translated as MRRIILLLLLVFGLSYGKGLKPYMFQLKDENGKTVRLEELKGNVVYLVFWSKTCHTCMEELPQINKLYHKYKNKNVKFFGVIIDEKNPEKIKKIKKEWGFDFPVLIGNDTVKNKYRIIGTPITYILRKDLTIGKIIYGAYSIKKLDRYIKKFLEEK
- a CDS encoding cytochrome c biogenesis CcdA family protein, which encodes MVESVSIGAAFLAGVVAFLSPCVLPIIPGYIAYISGVTAQTASQTENRIDWSVVYSAIAFVIGFSIVFTALGAASTFVGQLLQEYKYIISKIAAVLVILLGVHFTGVFQSERAKLWLYIIFGISVVIYGIGVAFTGNPLNDLILLPVIGIALLLFYYSGLYKILYQQKTAEVKKKPPGIIGAFIVGVAFAFGWTPCIGPVLGAILLYASQQETVMQGVILLFAFSMGLGIPFIITAMAINQFFRFFNFMRRYFLIIEIVGGLLLIFVGILLLTGSLERITAILI